One segment of Coffea arabica cultivar ET-39 chromosome 7c, Coffea Arabica ET-39 HiFi, whole genome shotgun sequence DNA contains the following:
- the LOC113699844 gene encoding putative disease resistance protein RGA3, whose amino-acid sequence MASKIRDIKLMLNEINQEANGLGLVSRLVMAAALPAAVGDTRSRQTDSVVAPMIERDNDKSKIVEMLLSPSKKVVSILPITGMGGLGKTTLAKSIYNDKQINAHFKKKIWDDSQALWDDLFTTLKGLNPTDGSWCLVTTRLNQVADTVSKVLRMDDECYSLGKLPDDHCWSILKEKVVVGEEDPDELKAIKERVIKRCDGLPLAASIIGGLFCLKGKEEWQPILENKLLSLSADGECVMQILKLSFDYLPSPYIKKCFAYCSIFSKDSEIERNMLIELWMAEGFLQADINSQMMMEELE is encoded by the exons ATGGCTTCTAAGATCAGGGACATCAAACTTATGTTGAATGAGATAAATCAAGAAGCCAATGGATTGGGACTGGTTAGTAGGTTAGTGATGGCAGCTGCCCTCCCTGCTGCTGTCGGAGACACAAGAAGTCGGCAGACCGACTCTGTTGTTGCTCCAATGATTGAAAGAGACAATGACAAATCAAAGATAGTGGAGATGTTGTTGAGCCCATCTAAGAAGGTTGTTTCTATTCTTCCCATAACTGGTATGGGAGGTTTAGGCAAAACAACTTTGGCTAAATCGATATACAACGACAAGCAAATTAATGCGCACTTTAAGAAAAAGATTTGG GATGATAGTCAGGCATTGTGGGATGACCTTTTCACCACCTTGAAGGGGCTCAATCCAACCGATGGAAGCTGGTGTCTTGTCACTACGCGTCTTAATCAAGTGGCAGATACTGTGTCGAAAGTTCTGAGGATGGATGATGAATGCTATTCCTTAGGAAAACTACCTGATGATCATTGTTGGTCTATCctaaaagaaaaagtagttgTAGGGGAAGAAGATCCTGATGAACTAAAAGCAATTAAAGAGAGAGTAATTAAAAGATGTGATGGTCTACCACTAGCTGCAAGTATAATCGGAGGTCTGTTTTGTTTAAAGGGAAAAGAGGAATGGCAACCAATTCTAGAGAATAAGCTTTTGAGTTTGAGTGCAGATGGAGAGTGTGTGATGCAAATACTTAAGTTGAGTTTTGATTATTTACCATCTCCATACATTAAGAAATGTTTTGCATATTGTTCTATATTTTCTAAGGATAGTGAGATAGAAAGGAATATGCTTATCGAACTTTGGATGGCAGAAGGTTTCCTCCAAGCAGATATCAATAGCCAAATGATGATGGAGGAATTGGAATGA